From Patescibacteria group bacterium, a single genomic window includes:
- a CDS encoding sugar transferase, whose translation MKKFELFFTLLQLPLDFALLILAGFTAYTLRFADFAKAIRPVLFNLSWQRYWPLVLLTAAAWIIIFALSGLYSTNPNRKLARDLTRVVMATATGFAGITIYVFFTLQKFDSRFLVLVGWILAIIFVSLGRILTAGLKIWLHKAGVGLRRTIIIGKEIIGQEIKQSLLNKSFGYKVVATYDGFDVASEPTILKLKPDEIIFTDPKANEKEALEAIDFANEHHIAFKYSADLFSTISTNMAVSTITGIPIIELRLTRLTGWGRIFKRLIDIIGSIFFIIILSPIYLIISLIILIETGRPVIYKNERVGKADKKFFTLKFRSMYQKDSNGIQFGKKASTVALAKEQELIKKQSIKNGPIYKIKNDPRVTPFGRFIRRWSIDELPQFFNVFKGEMSLVGPRPHQPREVENYERKHKIVLEIKPGITGLAQISGRSNLSYEEEIKLDTFYIENWSLFLDLIILIKTPFVVIRKTGSL comes from the coding sequence ATGAAAAAATTTGAACTCTTTTTTACCTTACTCCAACTTCCTCTTGACTTTGCCCTGCTGATACTGGCCGGCTTTACTGCCTACACGCTTCGCTTTGCTGATTTTGCCAAAGCCATCCGGCCGGTTTTGTTTAATCTTTCCTGGCAAAGATACTGGCCATTGGTCTTGCTTACAGCCGCGGCCTGGATTATTATTTTTGCTTTATCCGGGTTATATAGCACCAACCCCAACCGCAAGCTCGCCCGCGATCTCACCCGAGTGGTCATGGCCACCGCCACCGGTTTTGCCGGCATCACCATTTATGTTTTTTTCACCTTGCAAAAATTTGATTCCAGATTTTTGGTTTTGGTCGGTTGGATTTTAGCCATTATCTTTGTGTCACTGGGGCGCATCCTCACCGCCGGTTTAAAAATCTGGCTACACAAAGCCGGCGTAGGACTACGCCGCACAATTATTATCGGCAAAGAAATTATCGGCCAGGAAATCAAGCAATCACTACTCAACAAGTCATTTGGCTATAAAGTGGTGGCCACCTACGATGGTTTTGATGTCGCCAGCGAACCAACAATTTTAAAACTAAAACCGGACGAAATAATTTTTACGGATCCGAAAGCTAATGAAAAAGAGGCGTTGGAAGCAATTGATTTTGCCAACGAACATCACATCGCTTTCAAATATTCAGCTGATTTGTTTTCAACCATTTCCACCAACATGGCCGTTTCCACCATCACCGGCATTCCGATTATTGAACTGCGCTTAACGCGGCTGACGGGTTGGGGCAGAATTTTCAAACGACTAATAGATATTATCGGCAGTATATTTTTTATAATTATCCTCTCTCCAATTTATTTAATTATCTCTTTAATAATTTTAATTGAAACCGGCCGGCCGGTGATTTACAAAAATGAAAGAGTCGGCAAAGCCGATAAAAAATTCTTCACGCTAAAATTTCGATCAATGTATCAAAAAGATTCAAACGGCATTCAGTTTGGCAAAAAAGCTTCCACCGTGGCTTTGGCCAAAGAACAGGAACTGATCAAAAAACAAAGCATAAAAAACGGTCCGATTTACAAAATCAAAAATGACCCGCGTGTCACTCCGTTTGGCCGGTTTATCCGCCGCTGGAGCATAGACGAATTGCCACAATTCTTTAATGTGTTCAAAGGTGAAATGAGTTTGGTCGGCCCGCGTCCGCACCAGCCCCGGGAGGTTGAAAATTACGAAAGAAAGCATAAAATAGTTTTAGAAATCAAACCCGGTATCACCGGCTTGGCGCAAATTTCCGGACGCAGCAATTTAAGCTATGAAGAAGAAATAAAGCTGGACACATTTTATATAGAAAACTGGAGTTTATTTTTAGATCTCATAATTCTAATTAAAACACCTTTTGTTGTCATCAGAAAAACCGGCTCCCT